The Mesoplodon densirostris isolate mMesDen1 chromosome 8, mMesDen1 primary haplotype, whole genome shotgun sequence genomic interval TTGTGCTTTGAGACCTGTGTATGTCTTTGTTGAAgctaactttaaaatttatttacagtTCTAGGTGTTTGTAGGACTACCTTTTTCCCTTTTAGGGATTAGTATAGTAAAACACATTAAGGGTTTTAAGCTCTTGCTTATTCCAAGTAGTCAGCTCTGGGACTTTGAGAAGTTGCTTAATCTTTCTAGAATTCAGTTTGCCCATTTGTAGTATGTGAtgagatgttatttttatttattttttggctgtgtggccaacgtgcgccccctgcagtggaagatggagtcttaactactgcactgccagggaaatcccatgaTGGGATTTTAAAACATAATCATATAATGCCTGTTATACTTCATACATGTCATGTCTAGTCAGTCTTTGCGTGGTGTAGATTGCTCCCATTTTACAAGTTAGTAAATGGAGGTttcgggaaaaaaaaaatttcccaaatcAGTCCGAAAAGAGTAAGCCAGATTTGGGGCTTGAAACTAGATGTCTCCAGAGCCCTAACTAATTCTTATATGCTATGCTATCGTATTATGTTTAAGCTTGGATTAAGTGATTCCTTTAGGATCTTTCCAGCTCAAACATCAGATTATatccttgttttttaaaatgttggtaaGAAATATTGAGGAGTTTTTCATTAACAATTTGCTTTATTTTGCAGCCCTAGGATGGTCCCAGCCATGTGATGTCTGGAGTATAGGATGTATTCTTATTGAATATTACCTTGGGTTTACAGTATTTCCAGTAAGTGACAATGATCTGTTTCAGTGATTTTGCAAAAGTAAATTGCCTGTTTATATGAATTTAACACAAAGTACACACATTTAGGTagcactttttctctctctcattgtaGACTATTAATTGTaggtaaagataaagaaaatcacGTGTAATTCTGATGCTGTTGggcatttgtattttctttataatttattattttattggaaaCATTTCTAAGTATATTACAAATAGTTGTCTTTGTTTATTTAGGGAAATTGTTGGTGAACTTCTGTAGgccttaattattttttcttctaagctGTAACTTGCTAAAAGTATGCCTGttttggagatcaccttcctttgTGACCTGTAATCTATGGACTAAAAATTTAGCAGCTGTGTTTAAGAACAAAGCGCAGTGTGCAAACAGAGGTAGTTAATAACTTTTCTTTACTATTTTAGACACACGATAGTAAGGAACATTTGGCAATGATGGAAAGGATTCTTGGACCTTTGCCAAAACATATGATACAGAAAACCAGGTATGTTTAAGAGTAAGTGCCTTCGATCACCTTTGCTAGATGTTTTAAGTTTTCATTGTCAACATTATAAACATGAATGGATATGGACTTACTCTTAGGAAACGTAAATATTTCCATCATGATCGATTAGACTGGGATGAACATAGCTCTGCTGGCAGATATGTTTCAAGGCGCTGTAAACCTCTGAAGGTAAGCCTGGGTCATTGCTTAAGTGATCAAAACCTTgagttttccctctttttttggtggggaaataaaattataataagtggTAGTAGAAAAGGCTGTTgattgtatttattttcctttcaggaATTTATGCTTTCTCAAGATGCTGAACATGAGCTTCTCTTTGACCTCATTCAGAAAATGTTGGAGTATGATCCAGCTAAAAGGATTACTCTTAAAGAAGCCTTAAAGCATCCTTTCTTTTACCCCCTTAAAAAAAGTGTATAAATCTATAACTGTATAGCTCCCTTAAGAGATCATATGGACTGTATcagtctaatttttaaatttaagttattttGTACAGCTTTTGTAAATTTACATTTTTGTATTGccatgtttattttgtttgggtAACTCGATTTAAGTAAATATTAGCTAAGTAAAGTAATGAACATCTTTTTCAGTAATTACAAAATGATTTATTCAGAATAAATTTTTGtacttataaaatttatatgaatcTGTTTAGTTTGTTTTTAGCACCATTTTTGTTCTACCTGTTATTGTAAGAATGGATGTGTATCTCTTCCTAGAGTTTTCCTTATGTCTTTGGAAATGTTTAGCTTTGTTTGCATTTTAGGGGTTGCCAGCATTGGGAGTTATGCCTGCCTTCTCTAAACCAAATGCAATGAAACCAGGTTATAGAATACAAAGAACTAGAGATGAGCCAAGAGAATTGTATTCTCCCTTTATTCCCAAATTTAATATTGCTGCTTTCTTGTCACCCCCAGTGGGATTCCACAAATGGCTTGTTAGTGGGGAATTTAGGATTCTACgcagttggcttttttttttttttaagactttttaagaGTAGTTATAGAtccacagcaaaattgagaggaaggtgcaGAGATTTCCAGTATACTTCTTGCTCCACACATGTATAGCTTCCCGCGTTATCCACATCCCTCGTGTATTTAGCATTATAGGATACAGAATGTTTTCACTGCTGTAAAAATCCGCTCTATTCATCCTTCTCACCTCcgacctctggcaaccactgatatttttactgtccTTAGTTTTGCCTTTCCTAGACTGTCATATAGTTGGCGTtgtacagtatgtagtcttttcagattggctttcaTTTTTTGAGTAATGTGCATTGAAGGTTCCTCTGTGTTTCCATAGCtttatagctcatttctttttagcttacaatttattttttttttaatttattattttttattttggctgcaccagttcttagttgtggcatgcaaatgttttagttgctgcatgcaggcttcgtAGTTGCTGCATGTATGCGGGAtatagttccctggccagggatggaacccaggcccccctgcattgggagcatggaatcttacccactggaccaccagggaagtccccagtttattttttaaattctgaaagacACTGCAAGATCTAAACTTTGGGTAGTGCTCCCCACATGCAAACACACCTGGTCAGGAGCCCAGTAGAAGAGCCCCCTTTGTAGGAAGCATTGCAACAGTAGGGTTGTGtggtatgaatatatatatattttgttgttgttgttgttttgcggtacgtgggcctctcactgttgtggcctctcgcgttgtggagcacaggctctggacgcgcaggctcagtggccatggctcatgggcccagccgctccgtggcatgtgggatcctcccggaccggcgcaggaacccgcgtcccctgcatcggcaggcagaccctcaaccactgcgccaccagggaagccctggatatatttttactgcaatttttaaaattatacatggcATATCctcaatattttaatgtaatgtaAATTACGTacctaatcaaatttaaaaaaataaaaaaactgaatTTATCCTAAAACCACATAAAATGGAAACTTTCACTCATTATTTACATGGTAACACTAATAAAGACTTAGCAGCATTACTACCTGATGCTGTTTTATCCTAGTTCTTTCTGAAACATTCCATTTTAGTCTGTATCTTTATGCAGTTCACAATTGTCTATCATAAATATCTTTCACAAAAAGAACCTGTATGAGCATATATTTTCCAAGGTGGTTTGGTCCAGTGAAGTATTAATAGATGTGTAGCAGAGAGGGCCATCAAGAACTAAAGCATTCTGGTTGCAAATAATAAACATCTGTTCTCTAAGATTATGTggacttcttatttttaaaaatttatttatttggccgtgtctggtcttcattgcggcatgcaggctcttgtTGCTGCATATgttctcttcgttgtggcacatgggcttctctctagttgtgcgtgggctcagtagttgtggcacgcaggctctagtgcacgcatgggcttagttgccctgtggcatgtgggatcttaattccccgaggACCCAAGTCCCCAGCATTGGAAGGCAgcttcttacccactggaccaccagggaagtctctggatGTTTTAGACAAATAACATTCAAACATTTTCATAGACCATCTCCATTTGTTCAAATATTAGCTCCTCATCTTCATGTTTTTTTCCATTAGTTAATCTTCATTATCTGCttgtagttcctttttttttttttaggtgctGAGCTAGtagtccattgtctggatgtaccagtttatcatctattcacctattgaaggacatctttgtTTTTAACTGTTAAGAAAAAGTTGCCAttaacatctgtgtgcagggttttttttttttttgtggacttAAGTTTCCAATTCCTTTGGATTGATACCAAGAAGTACGATTGCTATATCAAATAGTAagagtatttttagttttgtgagaaattGTGATTTCCCCCCAGTCTAGCTTGTCTTGTTCTCTTGGCATCgtatttcacagagcagaagttgaTCTGTAAGCAGTCCGGTTGGTAATTCTTTCGTAGGTTGTGcttttggtggtaggtttctaaAAAGTCACTGGTACCCAAGATCGTCTAGGTTTTCTCCCATGTTATTTTGAAGTTTTATAGGTTTGTgtattacatttaagtctttgatccctcttgagttaatttttgtaaagaatTTAAGCCTCTAGATTAaattttgtgcttttttaaaataaatttattttatttatttacttttggctgcattgggtcttcattgctgcttgtgggctttctctagttgtggcgagcaggggctactcttcgttgcagtgcatgggcttttcattgcagtggcttctcttgttgcggagcacgggctctaggtgcgtgggcttagttgctctgtggcatgtgggatcttcctggaccagagcttgaacccgtgtcccctgcattggcaggcagattcttaaccattgcaccaccagggaagtccctaaattttgTGCATGTTGATGTCCAGTTATTCCTGCACGATTTGTTGAAaggagggtttttgttttgggtGACAGGAGTGTTTGAAATTTAAAAGTACATTAAGGCTGAGAGATTTTAAGTGGATTTGTCGTCCATGATATACTTCCTTGTTGCCAAGATAAGTATCCCAACTCCAGAGCCAAACTGCATAGATTCAAATCTAGcccttactagctatgtgaccttggactatCACTAAATCTCTGTGCTTGCCTATATTATTTGTAAAACTACAGAAGATTATAGCATTTACATTACAGTTAGGAGCATAAGTTAGTTTAATATATGAAAAGTGCGGTTGGAATAGTGGCCTAGATTCTACATAGGCTATTTGTTATGGAAGAAGGGACACATGTTTTGCGTGTTTTGGTATTTTCCTTTGGCCCATGcaatagtgttttttgttttttaatttaatttaatttatttatttttggctgcgttgagtcttctttgctgtgtgcaggctttctctagttgtgatgagcaggggctactctttgttgcagtgcactggcttctcatttcagtggctcctcttgttgcggagcacgggctctaggcacgcaggcttcagtagttgcagcacgcaggttccatagttgtggcatgaaGGCCCTagggagcacgggcttcagtagttgtggcgtgtgggctcagtagttggggcgcatgggcttaattgctccacggcatatgggatcttcccagaccaaggatcaaacccatgtcccatgcattggcaggcagattcttaaccactgcaccaccagggaagtccttcaataGTCTTTTAATTTACTTCCCGCTTAAAAATTATATCAAGGTTCCCTGTGCAGAGGATTTCTCTGAATTTTAGTAAGAGTAAACCCTAAATTGTTGATACGTTTCAAATTACTTAACCTAGGTACCATAAATTATGTACTGTATTATAGTCTTAAATTTTTAGTTGTGTAATTTTTGCCATTGAAGGTGGTGACTTGTATATTCAGTTGTACTAATTCCTAACCTAAGCTCTGAGGATTAGAATGCATTGGTTACATGTTTGACTGAAAGATACGTTAGAGTAGATGACAACCCTTAAGGGCCTGTATTTTCGTAAATTTAAAAGAGAGGCAGTTCCAGGCTTTGAGGCTTATCCTGCCTCCTCAGGAATGGTGTCCCAGAGCCAGTTTGCTGACATCCTATTGGCCAAAGAAAGTCACATGACTGGACCCCAGAGTCTGCATGGGAGGGTATAACAAGGTTATGTAAAAGGTGTGGCCAAGGGCAGAAGTGGAGAATTTGCACCATCAGTAAGTAGTCTCACCCACCCTACCTACCCCCAGTCTATTAATAGGAGCCAGAGTATGCCTGTTAAAACTGAATATCAAGTCACTAAGTCCTTCAAAGACTTCCCCATCAGTTTCACCACAATCCTTATAATCACCTTTATAGTATGCTATGCCACTCCATGTTACCACATTGCTAGGTACTTTCTCCTAATGCAGGGCTGTGGCCTCACTGGCCTCCTTAATCCTGAAGCCTGGCAAGTACAGTCCTTTCTCTTATATATGCACGTGTCTCCATCTTTCTCCTTCAGGTGTTTAattcagtgagggcttccctgactACATTACTTAAAATTGCCACGATCTCCCTTGCAAACACCATCCATGTGccccttttctgctttatttttctctgtaggcATCTATTTTTACACCTCTGAAAGGTAAGCTCTGTGACATCAGagatttttctttggttttggtttatttttttaaaacatctttattggagtataattgctttacggtggtgtgttagtttctgctttataacaaagtgaatcagctgtacatatacatggtttggttttttgtgagcagagttCTTAGGGAGAGATCCATGTAGATAATCCGGGAAAGACTGtacaggcagaggaaacaataaCTGCCTCTGAAGCAAAAGCATCCTTAGTATGTTCAGTGAGCACCAAGGAGACCAGTGTGGTTGAAGCTGAATGGGTGTTGAAAAAAGTGTTAAGAGATGAGGTTAGAGAGAGAGACCTAGGGGGGCACATCACATAGGATTTTGTAGATTGTTGTACAGGTTTTGTTCTGCATGAGATAGAAAGTCACTAGAAAGTTCCACATGGTTGCAAGAATGGAATGGTTGCCTGCGGCCCCTGGCTTATAGTCTCccagtagaagagagaaaattgtTTCAATAGTCACAGTAAAGAATTCCCAGAAAAGCTATGGCATCTTAGttttgcttcaaaaaaaaaaaaaatccaaggagggggacttctctggtggtgcagtggttaagaatctgcctgccaatgcaggggacacgggtttgagccctggtccgggaagatcccacatgctgtggagcaactaagcctgtgcaccacaactactgagcctgcgctctagagcccacgagccacaactactgagcccgtgtgccataactactgaagcctgtgcgcctggagcccgtgctccgcaacaagagaagccaccacagtgagaagcccgtgcaccacagtgaagagtagccccaactccctgcaactagagaaagcccgcatgcaaaaatgaagacctaatgcagccaaaaattaaaaaaaataaaaaaaataaaaaaatccaagGAGTTTGGAGGAAGCAGTTGGAGGGCAAGGGGGCCAGTATAGGAAAAGTAAGGTTGGCCATGAGATAATAATAGTTGAAACTGGGTGATGGGTCAGTGAgggttcactatttttttttcttgtatatgtTTTAAGTTTTAAAGTTCAAAGAAAAAACCAACTTTCTGTGGAGACCACATTGTAAATGGGTTTTACTGTATTCCAATGAAACTTTAGTTACAAAGATAGGCAATGGGTGGCTAGATTTTCAGAaatttgactatgatgtgtcttggtgtctatttctttgggtttatcctatttGGAGTTGTACTCAACTTCTCAAAGTTGTAGttaaatttggaaagtttttagCCATATTTCTTTGACTACATTTTCAGCATTGcactttttctccttcctgggATTTCAGTGACATGAATATTAGATCATTTGTTAATGTTCCACAGGTCCCTGTTCCTCAGGTCGGTTGTTTTTTccatctattttctttatttttcagattggataatttctgttATTCAAGAGTACCAATTCTTTCCTCATTCCCCTCTTTTATGCTGTTTAGCCCATCCATTGAGGGTTTTCCCCTTAGTTAtgtttttcagttataaaatttcCTTCTGGTTCCTCCTTATGTCTCCTTTTTATTTGCTGAGACTTTCtagttttccatttgtttcaagTGTGTTTGTAATTGCTCACTGCAGCAACATTATGATGACTGCTTTAAAATtgttgtgggaattccctggtggtccagtggttaggacgccatgcttccactgcaggggccacaggttcgatccctggttggggaacctaagatcctgcatgccgtgtggcgcagccaaaaaataaaatcatcgtTGGGTAATTCTAGCATTTATGCTATCTTGGCATctgttttttatcttttctctctcaggttgtaattttcttgattcttggtatgacaagtgatttttttattgaaactGGGACATTTTTGGCATTTGTGTTATGAGACTCCGGgtcttatttaaatattctattttaccATGCCTCCTCTGACACCACCACCCTGGTCGGAAAAGAGGGGGCACTACCTCGTTACTGCTAGGTGTGGGTGGACATCCAGCTCCTGTTGACACCCAGGGTTGGAGAGGGGCTTCTCATCACTGCTGGGCAGAGTTGGGAGTTCTGGCTCCCTACTAGGCCTCTGTACCACCCTGGCTGGGAGGGGTAGGATTGCTTCATTTCCTATTATAGGTATACCTCCGAGAGATATTGTGggctcagttccagaccactgcaataaagtgagtattgcaataaagcaagtcacacaaatttttttagtttccgagtgcatataaaagttatgtttaccgggacttccccggtggtccagtgtttgagactccacgcttccaccgcaggggggcacaggttcgatccctggttggagaactaggatcccacatgccgcacagcatagccaaaaataaaaataaattttaaaagaagttatgTTTACCCTACACTGTAGTCTGTTAATTGTGCAAT includes:
- the CLK1 gene encoding dual specificity protein kinase CLK1 isoform X2; translation: MLEWFEHHGHVCIVFELLGLSTYDFIKENGFLPFRLDHIRKMAYQICKSVNFLHSNKLTHTDLKPENILFVQSDYTEAYNPKMKRDERTLINPDVKVVDFGSATYDDEHHSTLVSTRHYRAPEVILALGWSQPCDVWSIGCILIEYYLGFTVFPTHDSKEHLAMMERILGPLPKHMIQKTRKRKYFHHDRLDWDEHSSAGRYVSRRCKPLKEFMLSQDAEHELLFDLIQKMLEYDPAKRITLKEALKHPFFYPLKKSV